One Pararge aegeria chromosome 4, ilParAegt1.1, whole genome shotgun sequence DNA segment encodes these proteins:
- the LOC120637853 gene encoding NEDD8-conjugating enzyme Ubc12 — translation MIKLFSLKQQKKDEEGSGRAGGSQKKASAAQLRITKDLNELNLPKTCSTEFPDPDDLLNFKLIICPDEGFYKGGRFVFSFKVGPNYPHEPPKVKCETAVYHPNIDLEGNVCLNILREDWKPVLTVNSIVYGLQYLFLEPNPEDPLNKEAADELQSNRRLFEQHVQRAMRGGYVGSSYFERCLK, via the exons ATGATTAAACTTTTTTcgttaaaacaacaaaaaaaagatgaAGAAGGTTCAGGTAGGGCAGGCGGTTCACAAAAAAAGGCTTCAGCAGCGCAATTGCGGATAACAAAAG atttaaatgaattgaatCTTCCTAAAACATGTAGCACAGAGTTTCCAGATCCAGACGATTTACTTAATTTCAAGCTGATCATATGCCCAGATGAAGGTTTTTATAAAGGAGGAAgatttgtatttagttttaag GTAGGTCCAAACTATCCCCATGAACCACCCAAAGTTAAATGTGAAACAGCAGTGTACCACCCAAATATAGACTTGGAAGGCAATGTTTgcctaaatatactacgagaagaCTGGAAACCAGTGCTCACAGTCAACTCAATAGTTTATGGATTGCAGTATTTATTCTTG GAACCAAACCCCGAAGACCCATTAAACAAGGAAGCGGCCGACGAACTTCAAAGCAACCGACGACTGTTCGAACAACACGTACAACGAGCGATGCGAGGCGGTTACGTCGGCTCCTCATACTTCGAACGGTGCCTTAAATGA
- the LOC120637705 gene encoding uncharacterized protein MG328: MASEDVIELGSSDDEAEPVPKKKKPMLNAMVVIPKKLHGITIKPSKPVPPINVGGLAKPVLIKQRATAIDQRRLVSTTTIPFLKRVQNTIETVTPPILQNQLSINPVSLVKSLHRRQVVVKKVPKLDQKVKKVSNVKIGSTQKKESKCNPLPSSLTITPVNNRDIKIQSLENAGTSGLHNKLRIVPLKKNLSGELTTVELDDEDTYETGTASPQWYLRPEDQAKHVQSEGKDNDKASMEVDSVPSMEDKNNKEPDITKYVEITIEDSPLKPVNSKHPDIGKELTITIEDSPVKPVSKPTRKNESDNEINEVVEDKQSKKKLDYPKVSKNSQENHVVEIEIDLFDTSSLAESENKSVPALPQHKCTTETEKSHEPTGEDKVTKGKEIVSEDDEFHPTYQKFIQMCFQLENTEDMKKIVEKKIKAYYRQCPKEYVESEEFIDMVSSKIVTMKASPEKMYLYIKDIVDELNLQRKITKSLVSSMKMVDSDKESSDVKHVVSQCDNKKRRQIRKLEKTIKKLHRAIQKLEEQEVDFDDDEDSVYLLTERYKERMVRVHAKFCQLTNTKMPSEPRLHIEARPGRPAGPAKKLEKWINRKVSIGTPLPFPDFHDVLRCVRDANEEEKLCWNEVDIMEEARDLFTRCGKKLQRRRQENEWRIAASRITSEVDPALDNSDLKKKLDDNKTIAAKKETELFNKYVDRQNLLKLEAVEIGDKEAEESPLESEEDDVIENDNSLENKQNRKQRLKRLLQEKSKKEDDKENIAREDPDEKEKENNNETDGEKPKENDQEKNVNGIETTDDKSDDVVLFAESSPNEAQKFKEKDKEIDNTKENKKDENDDSDAYKVESDIDELHLLQKLHSENEVNSSSLESSDSDTPIAISDTLESDSEAENEGKPYDVISIENSSYSESEMIIDGSSKESDTNSISKYKFDKLVTASIEIEYSSTGLEETNKEAPAAKNTAVKQVEENIFLASSDEEAKDNADNMEIEDTCINLKDDNISITETTIHGGTVEDGNLSNDERIITENNNALETLEGNPSSEENDVNEIKEDSNECTESMDITESSNEPSEATIDFSESASQIKVHTEENKINDQLATTVTNIRKTIMEI, translated from the exons ATGGCAAGTGAAGATGTAATTGAATTGGGCTCCTCTGACGATGAAGCTGAGCCTGTACCAAAGAAG aaaaAACCCATGCTCAATGCTATGGTAGTTATACCAAAGAAACTACATGGCATTACTATAAAACCTAGTAAACCTGTGCCCCCTATCAATGTAGGAGGCTTAGCAAAACCAGTACTAATAAAACAGAGAGCTACTGCTATAGACCAAAGGAGATTAGTATCTACTACTACAATACCTTTTCTCAAAAGAGTGCAAAATACAATTGAAACAGTAACTCCTCCTATTCTCCAAAATCAGCTTTCAATTAATCCAGTAAGCCTTGTTAAAAGTTTACACAGAAGACAAGTTGTTGTGAAGAAAGTACCTAAACTCGATCAAAAGGTGAAAAAGGTTTCAAATGTGAAAATTGGATCAACACAGAAAAAGGAATCAAAATGCAATCCTTTGCCCTCATCTCTAACTATAACGCCTGTGAATAATAGAGACATTAAAATTCAGTCTTTAGAAAATGCTGGTACATCTGGTTTGCATAACAAACTTAGAATAGTTCctctaaagaaaaatttatcaGGAGAATTGACCACAGTTGAATTAGATGATGAGGATACATACGAAACTGGAACAGCTAGTCCTCAGTGGTACTTAAGACCTGAGGATCAAGCTAAACATGTTCAATCAGAAGGAAAAGATAATGATAAGGCAAGTATGGAAGTAGATAGTGTACCATCTATGGAAGATAAGAATAATAAGGAGCCAGACATAACAAAATATGTTGAAATCACCATAGAAGATAGCCCATTGAAGCCTGTAAATTCTAAGCACCCAGATATAGGTAAAGAACTCACTATTACTATAGAAGACAGTCCTGTCAAACCTGTTTCAAAACCTACAAGGAAGAATGAAAGTgataatgaaattaatgaaGTTGTTGAAgataaacaaagtaaaaaaaagctaGATTATCCAAAAGTATCTAAAAACAGTCAAGAAAATCATGTtgttgaaattgaaatagatCTCTTCGACACAAGTTCTCTTGCTGAGAGTGAAAATAAAAGTGTACCTGCATTACCTCAGCATAAATGTACAACTGAAACTGAAAAATCCCATGAACCTACTGGAGAAGACAAAGTTACTAAAGGCAAAGAGATTGTTTCTGAAGATGATGAATTCCATCCAACTTATCAGAAGTTTATACAAATGTGCTTTCAACTTGAAAATACGgaagatatgaaaaaaattgtagaaaaaaaaattaaagcttacTACAGGCAATGTCCCAAAGAATATGTTGAATCTGAGGAATTCATCGATATGGTTTCCAGTAAAATAGTCACAATGAAGGCTTCACCtgagaaaatgtatttatatataaaggaTATTGTAGATGAATTAAATTTACagagaaaaattacaaaatcatTGGTTTCAAGTATGAAAATGGTGGATTCGGATAAAG AGTCATCCGATGTCAAACATGTAGTATCTCAATGCGACAATAAGAAGCGAAGACAGATTCGGAAATTggaaaaaacaataaagaaacTCCATAGAGCTATACAAAAGCTTGAAGAACAAGAAGTGGATTTTGATGATGACGAGGATTCAGTTTATTTGCTCACAGAAAG atATAAGGAACGAATGGTTCGCGTCCATGCGAAGTTCTGCCAACTTACTAACACAAAAATGCCATCCGAGCCTCGTTTACACATAGAAGCGAGACCAGGACGACCAGCTGGCCCTGCCAAGAAGCTAGAAAAATGGATTAATAGAAAAGTCTCAATAGGAACCCCTTTGCCATTTCCTGACTTTCATGATGTACTTCGTTGTGTTCGAGATGCCAACGAAGAGGAGAAATTGTGTTGGAATGAAGTTGATATTATGGaagaag CACGAGATTTGTTCACAAGATGTGGTAAAAAACTCCAAAGACGTCGACAAGAAAATGAATGGCGAATAGCTGCTTCAAGAATTACTTCGGAGGTGGATCCTGCGTTAGATAACtctgatttaaaaaagaaattagatgataacaaaacaatagcagctaaaaaagaaacagaactttttaataa ATATGTTGACAGACAAAATTTGTTAAAACTTGAAGCTGTTGAAATTGGTGATAAAGAAGCCGAAGAGTCACCACTGGAGAGTGAAGAAGACGACGTCATTGAAAATGATAATAgtttggaaaacaaacaaaatagaaaGCAAAGGCTTAAAAGACTTCTTCAAGAAAAGAGTAAAAAAGAGGATGATAAAGAAAATATCGCAAGAGAAGATCCtgatgaaaaagaaaaagaaaacaataatgaAACAGATGGCGAGAAACCTAAAGAGAATGATCAAGAAAAAAACGTCAATGGCATAGAAACGACTGACGATAAATCTGATGATGTTGTATTGTTCGCCGAATCATCGCCGAATGAGGCtcagaaatttaaagaaaaagataAAGAGATTGACAatactaaagaaaataaaaaagatgaaaATGACGATAGTGATGCTTATAAAGTAGAGTCTGATATAGACGAGTTACATCTCTTGCAAAAATTACATTCAGAAAATGAAGTCAATTCTTCATCACTTGAGAGTTCTGATTCGGATACACCAATAGCAATATCTGACACACTAGAATCAGACAGCGAGGCAGAAAATGAGGGAAAACCATATGATGTAATAAGCATCGAAAACTCCAGTTACTCTGAATCCGAGATGATTATTGACGGATCATCGAAAGAGAGCGATACAAACTCTATtagcaaatataaatttgataagTTAGTGACTGCAAGTATTGAAATTGAGTACTCCTCAACTGGATTAGAAGAAACCAATAAAGAAGCACCAGCGGCAAAAAATACTGCAGTAAAACAGGTCGAAGAAAATATTTTCCTTGCATCATCTGATGAGGAAGCTAAAGATAACGCTGATAATATGGAAATTGAGGACACGTGTATAAATTTGAAAGATGATAACATATCCATTACGGAAACAACAATCCATGGAGGAACGGTTGAAGACGGAAATTTATCCAATGACGAAAGAATTATTACAGAAAACAATAATGCATTAGAGACACTTGAAGGAAATCCTAGTAGTGAAGAAAACGATGTTAATGAAATCAAAGAAGATAGTAACGAATGTACTGAAAGTATGGACATTACTGAATCTAGCAATGAACCAAGTGAAGCAACTATAGATTTCTCCGAAAGTGCTTCACAAATCAAAGTTCATACAGAAGAGAATAAGATTAATGATCAATTAGCCACAACCGTGACTAATATTCGTAAAACTATTATGGAAATTTAG